From one Flavobacterium sp. N502536 genomic stretch:
- a CDS encoding heavy metal translocating P-type ATPase, translated as MEHLHKEEKIKKKKTNQPSCSCAHDEPVHSDDDGHDHGNSGDSSLFKMFLPALISFGLLLIGIGFDNYFEQNWFSGYVRIAWYIIAYLPVGFPVLKEAFESIRKGDVFSEFFLMSIATLGAFAIGEYPEGVAVMLFYTIGENFQGLAVSRAKSNIKSLLDQRPDEVNVLENNISTKVKAADVAIGAIIQLKAGEKLGLDGELLSDSASFNTAALTGESKPDTKVKGEAVLAGMINGSTIALVKVTAAYNDSKLSKILEMVQNAVTKKAPAELFIRKFAKIYTPIVVYLAIAICLLPMLFVSNYVFSEWLYRALVFLVISCPCALVISIPLGYFGGIGAASKNGILFKGSNFLDSISTIQNVVMDKTGTMTEGVFKVQEVIIQEGFDKDEILKLVNVLESQSTHPVATAIHNHVGQIDASIVLKNVEEISGHGLKAEINGKELHVGNFKLMDKFSINYNVDPNAVVYTTIAIAYDKKFAGYLTIADEIKADAQEAVTKLKDLGVKVTMLSGDKTNVVQFVANTLGITNAFGDLLPEDKVNKLNEIKAKNETVAFVGDGVNDAPVIALSTVGIAMGGLGSDATIETADVVIQDDKPSKIPMAINIGKQTKKIVWQNITLAFVVKAFVLILGAGGLATMWEAVFADVGVALLAILNAVRIQKMKF; from the coding sequence ATGGAACATCTACATAAAGAAGAAAAGATTAAAAAGAAAAAAACAAACCAACCGTCCTGCAGCTGTGCACATGACGAACCGGTTCATTCTGATGATGACGGACACGATCACGGTAATAGTGGTGACAGCAGTTTGTTTAAAATGTTTTTGCCGGCCCTTATTTCCTTTGGTTTACTGCTGATTGGAATTGGATTTGATAATTATTTTGAACAAAATTGGTTCTCAGGTTATGTTAGAATTGCCTGGTACATTATCGCCTACTTGCCGGTTGGGTTTCCTGTTTTAAAAGAAGCCTTTGAAAGCATTAGAAAAGGGGATGTTTTTTCGGAGTTTTTCCTGATGAGTATTGCAACTCTGGGAGCGTTTGCCATCGGAGAATATCCTGAAGGCGTTGCTGTAATGCTGTTTTATACCATTGGAGAGAACTTTCAGGGATTGGCAGTCAGTCGTGCCAAATCAAATATTAAGAGCCTGCTCGACCAGCGTCCGGATGAGGTGAATGTGTTGGAAAACAACATTTCTACCAAAGTCAAAGCTGCTGATGTTGCCATTGGAGCGATAATTCAACTGAAAGCGGGGGAAAAACTGGGTCTGGATGGCGAATTGCTTTCAGATTCGGCTTCCTTTAACACCGCAGCGCTTACGGGCGAAAGCAAACCCGATACAAAAGTAAAAGGAGAAGCTGTTTTGGCCGGAATGATTAACGGAAGCACTATTGCACTGGTAAAAGTTACAGCAGCGTACAACGACAGTAAATTGTCTAAGATTTTAGAAATGGTACAAAATGCCGTTACTAAAAAAGCTCCGGCTGAGTTGTTTATTCGCAAATTTGCCAAAATATACACGCCAATTGTAGTCTATCTGGCGATTGCCATTTGTTTGCTACCCATGCTTTTTGTCTCCAACTATGTGTTTAGCGAATGGTTGTACAGAGCCTTGGTTTTTCTGGTAATTTCATGTCCTTGTGCCTTAGTGATCAGTATTCCGTTGGGGTATTTTGGCGGAATCGGAGCTGCGAGTAAAAACGGAATCCTGTTTAAAGGAAGTAACTTTTTAGACAGTATTTCAACCATTCAGAATGTGGTGATGGACAAAACGGGGACCATGACCGAGGGTGTCTTTAAAGTTCAGGAAGTGATTATTCAGGAAGGTTTTGATAAAGACGAGATTTTAAAACTCGTAAATGTACTGGAAAGTCAGAGTACGCACCCTGTTGCTACTGCGATCCACAATCATGTGGGGCAAATTGACGCTTCAATAGTATTGAAAAATGTGGAAGAGATTTCCGGACACGGTTTAAAAGCAGAGATAAACGGAAAGGAACTGCACGTAGGGAATTTCAAATTGATGGATAAATTCAGCATCAACTACAATGTCGATCCCAATGCGGTTGTTTACACGACGATTGCCATTGCTTACGATAAAAAGTTTGCCGGTTATTTAACGATTGCCGATGAAATCAAAGCAGATGCACAAGAGGCTGTAACGAAGCTAAAAGACTTAGGCGTTAAAGTAACCATGCTGAGTGGTGACAAAACCAATGTAGTGCAGTTTGTTGCGAATACGCTGGGAATTACAAATGCTTTTGGCGATTTGCTACCCGAAGACAAAGTGAATAAACTAAATGAAATTAAAGCTAAAAATGAAACTGTGGCTTTTGTGGGCGATGGTGTAAATGATGCTCCGGTAATTGCTTTAAGCACCGTTGGGATTGCGATGGGAGGTTTAGGAAGTGATGCCACGATCGAAACCGCCGATGTTGTCATTCAGGACGATAAACCGAGTAAGATTCCTATGGCGATAAACATTGGGAAACAAACCAAGAAAATTGTCTGGCAGAATATTACTTTGGCCTTTGTTGTAAAAGCTTTTGTGCTCATTTTAGGCGCTGGCGGACTGGCAACGATGTGGGAAGCCGTTTTTGCGGATGTTGGCGTAGCTTTGCTGGCCATATTGAATGCCGTGAGGATTCAGAAGATGAAATTTTAA
- a CDS encoding tautomerase family protein, which translates to MPFVRISLPKKLSLATKNNISEAIHQSLIAEFHIPTADYFHVIEELEQHQIKYPESYLGVSHSEEIVYVQITAGQGRTVEQKRKLYHQIATRIAATTEILINNVIIVLVENNGLENWSFGNGEIQEPTHLKK; encoded by the coding sequence ATGCCATTTGTACGAATCAGTTTGCCTAAGAAGCTTTCATTAGCAACCAAAAACAATATTTCAGAAGCGATTCACCAATCTTTAATAGCAGAATTTCATATTCCAACTGCTGATTATTTTCATGTAATTGAAGAATTAGAACAGCATCAGATAAAATATCCCGAAAGTTATCTTGGTGTTTCACATTCTGAAGAAATTGTATATGTTCAGATCACCGCAGGACAAGGTCGGACAGTAGAACAAAAAAGGAAATTGTACCACCAAATTGCTACGAGAATTGCTGCAACAACAGAGATTCTAATTAATAATGTGATTATTGTTTTAGTAGAAAATAACGGTCTGGAAAACTGGTCCTTTGGTAACGGAGAAATTCAGGAGCCAACACATTTAAAAAAATAA
- a CDS encoding VOC family protein — MKLQHLQIQTNDIHQTAAFYQNILHLPILKKDSNSISIQAGESVLKFIENPQFDSIYHFAFNIPKNKLQEAIQWATNQLDLIVIENANVIANFESWNANAVYFYDNNGNILEFIARYDLDNAQTESFSSKSILNISEIGIVNEHPLDLVNQLATEHNLELFSKNDNSEHFAAVGNDEGLLIIVRPGRNWYPTQTPSESNPTEVSIENNEALVDLKFS, encoded by the coding sequence ATGAAATTACAACACCTTCAAATTCAAACAAACGATATTCACCAAACAGCAGCATTCTACCAAAATATTCTCCATCTCCCCATCCTGAAAAAAGATTCTAACTCGATTAGCATTCAGGCAGGTGAATCGGTCTTAAAGTTTATCGAAAATCCGCAATTTGATTCTATCTATCATTTTGCTTTTAATATTCCCAAAAACAAACTGCAAGAGGCCATTCAATGGGCCACAAACCAACTGGATTTAATTGTTATCGAAAACGCGAATGTAATTGCCAATTTTGAGAGCTGGAATGCCAACGCTGTTTATTTTTATGACAACAATGGCAATATACTGGAATTCATTGCCCGATACGATCTCGACAATGCCCAAACGGAATCCTTTAGTTCTAAATCGATACTAAACATCAGTGAAATTGGAATCGTCAACGAACATCCTTTAGATTTAGTAAACCAGTTAGCAACCGAACACAATTTGGAACTCTTCAGTAAAAATGACAATAGCGAGCATTTTGCTGCCGTTGGAAACGATGAAGGACTGCTCATTATCGTACGCCCGGGCCGAAACTGGTATCCCACTCAAACACCTTCTGAAAGCAATCCAACCGAAGTTAGCATAGAAAATAATGAAGCTCTGGTTGACTTGAAGTTTTCCTAA
- a CDS encoding arsenate reductase ArsC: protein MTKNILVLCTGNSCRSQIAEGYLRYFLGNKAHVYSAGIETHGVNPRAITTMKEDGIDIAKHTSNHIDEYQNIAFDIVLTVCDNAKEQCPFFPSNALKLHHNFPDPAKATGTEEEIMQEFRTVRQMIKEYCSAFAKTINTDY, encoded by the coding sequence ATGACAAAAAATATTCTCGTGCTTTGCACAGGAAATAGCTGCCGAAGCCAGATTGCTGAAGGCTATTTGCGTTATTTTCTGGGCAACAAAGCGCATGTTTACAGTGCAGGTATCGAAACTCACGGTGTAAATCCCAGAGCCATCACTACTATGAAAGAGGACGGTATCGATATTGCAAAACATACCTCTAATCATATTGATGAGTATCAAAACATTGCTTTTGATATCGTACTTACGGTTTGTGATAATGCCAAAGAGCAATGTCCTTTCTTTCCTTCCAACGCATTAAAATTGCATCACAATTTTCCGGACCCCGCCAAAGCAACAGGAACAGAAGAAGAAATTATGCAGGAGTTTCGCACCGTGAGACAAATGATCAAAGAGTATTGCAGTGCATTTGCAAAAACGATCAACACCGATTATTAA
- a CDS encoding DUF6428 family protein has product MKLSDIKNVLPTLENVAFQLENGTFVPEHFHVTEVGMITKNFIDCGGVIRQEKSVNFQLWNADDFEHRLKPGKLLHIIKLSEEQLNIEDLNVEVEYQNETIGRYDLEFNGSHFVLKNKVTACLAQDACGIPSPSGFIELNRDKANSCSPNSGCC; this is encoded by the coding sequence ATGAAACTATCAGACATTAAAAACGTTTTGCCTACTCTTGAAAATGTAGCATTTCAACTGGAAAACGGAACTTTTGTTCCGGAGCACTTTCACGTTACCGAAGTAGGAATGATTACCAAGAATTTTATTGATTGCGGCGGTGTAATTCGTCAGGAAAAAAGTGTAAACTTCCAACTTTGGAATGCAGATGATTTTGAACATCGCTTGAAACCCGGCAAGTTATTACACATCATTAAGCTTTCAGAAGAGCAACTAAATATCGAAGACCTGAATGTCGAAGTGGAATATCAAAATGAAACTATAGGCCGATACGATTTAGAGTTTAATGGCAGTCATTTTGTATTGAAAAATAAGGTTACCGCTTGTCTGGCACAGGATGCATGCGGGATTCCATCACCGTCCGGCTTTATCGAATTAAACAGAGACAAAGCAAATTCCTGTTCTCCAAATTCAGGTTGCTGTTAA
- a CDS encoding ArsR/SmtB family transcription factor — protein MGASKTEHFTDKQNQIATIAKALGHPARIAIIEYLLKVNECICGDIVNELPLAQPTVSQHLKELKNAGLIKGNIEGNAICYCINEETFDLLNTYFSAIIAVTKNQKCC, from the coding sequence ATGGGAGCTTCTAAAACGGAACATTTTACCGACAAACAAAATCAGATCGCTACTATAGCCAAAGCACTGGGACACCCAGCGCGAATTGCTATTATTGAATATTTGCTTAAAGTGAATGAATGTATTTGCGGAGATATTGTAAACGAATTGCCACTCGCACAGCCCACCGTTTCACAACACCTGAAAGAACTAAAAAACGCTGGACTTATCAAGGGAAACATTGAAGGAAATGCAATCTGTTACTGTATCAACGAAGAAACTTTTGATCTTCTAAATACCTATTTTTCCGCTATTATTGCGGTTACAAAAAATCAAAAATGCTGTTAA
- a CDS encoding DUF3526 domain-containing protein, translating into MLALLFKNFIRSKGTKIGLVFLLLIGFISLLIGQQFQQKQQNNIAEAALYQKEHIARNAAFHKDEMGLLLYYIKFSLINKTLPVNSLAIGQRDVNPSIQSVTIRGLEAQKYDAELHNPNNLLSGNIDFSFVLIYLFPLLIIAFSYNLVSEEKESGTWKIVSTQSENTFLYILKLFYIRILSLIALLTFLLLLAVLILGIPFDAALLTFYVLGVLYLLFWFAACFFIVSLQKNSNFNAVILLTIWLFLIIVLPAVINTYIVNKYPIPEALELTVKQRNAYHEKWDMDKKITMDKFYQHYPQFKRYPLPNTEFNWLWYYAMQQAGDDDSVQQSQELQSKLEQRNKASQFIAQFLPTLHAQLQLNEIAKSDLGNQLLFLKETNHFHEKMRLYFYPKIFDNAPVVKENWSKFKVETFTDPSPIHYTRAFLPLLLFNLLLVGLGWMNFKNNRKETF; encoded by the coding sequence ATGTTAGCATTACTTTTTAAAAATTTCATACGCTCAAAAGGTACCAAAATTGGATTGGTTTTCCTGTTGCTCATCGGATTCATAAGTCTTTTAATTGGACAGCAATTCCAACAAAAACAGCAAAATAATATTGCCGAAGCTGCACTGTACCAAAAAGAGCACATTGCGCGAAATGCTGCTTTTCACAAAGACGAAATGGGACTGCTGCTCTATTACATCAAATTTTCACTGATTAATAAAACATTACCCGTTAACAGCCTCGCGATTGGTCAGCGTGATGTAAATCCGTCGATTCAAAGCGTCACGATTCGGGGTTTGGAAGCTCAAAAATACGACGCAGAGCTTCATAATCCGAACAACCTGTTATCCGGGAACATCGATTTTAGTTTTGTGCTGATTTACCTTTTTCCTCTTTTGATTATCGCATTCTCTTACAATCTGGTTTCGGAAGAAAAGGAAAGCGGAACCTGGAAAATTGTGTCTACGCAAAGTGAAAATACCTTTTTATACATTCTGAAGCTGTTTTACATCCGAATTTTAAGTCTGATCGCATTACTGACTTTTTTACTTCTTTTAGCAGTTTTGATCTTAGGGATTCCATTTGATGCGGCGCTCCTCACCTTTTACGTACTGGGTGTTTTATACCTCTTGTTTTGGTTTGCAGCCTGCTTTTTTATTGTTTCTCTTCAAAAGAATTCAAATTTCAATGCCGTTATTTTACTCACGATCTGGCTGTTTCTCATTATCGTTCTGCCGGCAGTAATCAATACATATATCGTAAATAAATATCCGATTCCCGAAGCTTTGGAGTTAACGGTAAAACAACGCAATGCCTATCATGAAAAATGGGATATGGATAAGAAAATTACAATGGATAAATTCTACCAGCATTATCCGCAATTCAAACGTTATCCGTTGCCAAATACGGAGTTTAACTGGCTTTGGTATTACGCCATGCAACAGGCGGGTGACGACGATTCGGTACAGCAATCTCAGGAACTGCAATCCAAATTAGAACAGCGCAACAAAGCGAGTCAGTTTATCGCACAGTTCCTTCCTACTTTGCATGCACAACTTCAACTGAATGAAATTGCAAAATCTGATTTAGGAAACCAGCTTTTATTTTTGAAGGAAACCAACCATTTCCATGAAAAAATGAGGTTGTATTTTTATCCAAAAATATTTGATAATGCCCCGGTGGTTAAGGAAAACTGGTCGAAGTTTAAAGTAGAAACTTTTACAGACCCTTCTCCGATTCATTATACGAGAGCTTTTTTGCCTTTACTGCTTTTCAATCTGTTATTAGTCGGTTTGGGCTGGATGAATTTCAAAAACAACAGAAAAGAAACCTTTTAA
- a CDS encoding ABC transporter permease, protein MSLHIEILIARHLKNAVFKNTAVYIITLFIGILLLYAAFSGWENYNNQNQTSEKYQHESREDWLNNPDKNPHRMAHYGNFAFRKSTPLSVFEFGMEPFFGNAIFLEAHKQNSANFSEAGFSNSMLRFGEISIAMVLQILLPLLIFFLGFNAVAAERENGTLKLLLSQGISWKQLLTGKIVGIVNVILLLFVPTILVLVLVWLLLQDFTISTDEAIKMLLFVLFHFIYLIFFCVIAVLISASSKTSKKALISLIGIWLVLTIILPRTTQAIGAYLYEAPSKIEFNSAIEKDILKQGDSHNPNDLHYKAIKDSLLSVYKVDSVQKLPFNYSGFIMTEGEKISSRIYNKHLENLLKIYDQQNSFSKTVSFLNPYIAIRNLSMGLSNTDYGSYVDFQKQAESYRYTMAQKMNALQVKYISNKKPGPNDKPLSISKEHWADLEEFHYEPKEVPAILKSEILSVVSIFLWIILLFALLRMAAKNLKAL, encoded by the coding sequence ATGTCATTACACATCGAAATTTTAATTGCCAGACATCTAAAAAATGCTGTTTTTAAAAATACAGCAGTTTATATCATCACACTCTTTATTGGTATCCTATTGCTTTATGCTGCTTTTTCGGGTTGGGAAAATTACAACAACCAAAATCAGACCAGCGAAAAATACCAGCATGAATCACGCGAAGACTGGCTCAACAATCCGGACAAAAACCCGCACCGAATGGCGCATTACGGAAATTTTGCCTTTCGAAAAAGTACTCCTTTGAGTGTTTTTGAATTTGGAATGGAACCTTTTTTCGGAAATGCTATATTTCTTGAAGCGCACAAACAAAATAGTGCCAATTTCTCTGAAGCAGGATTCTCTAACAGTATGCTTCGTTTTGGAGAAATCAGCATTGCCATGGTTCTGCAAATTTTACTGCCTTTACTGATTTTTTTCTTAGGATTTAATGCGGTCGCAGCCGAAAGAGAAAACGGAACTCTAAAATTGCTTTTAAGTCAGGGAATCAGCTGGAAACAGCTCTTAACCGGAAAGATAGTAGGAATTGTAAATGTGATCCTGCTGCTTTTTGTTCCCACCATACTGGTGCTTGTATTGGTATGGCTGCTGCTACAGGATTTTACCATTTCAACAGATGAAGCCATCAAAATGCTGTTGTTTGTTCTCTTTCATTTTATTTACCTGATCTTCTTTTGTGTGATTGCTGTGCTGATTTCTGCTTCGAGCAAAACGTCAAAGAAAGCATTAATCTCCTTAATCGGAATCTGGCTGGTGCTTACCATTATTTTACCCCGAACTACTCAGGCCATTGGGGCATACCTTTACGAAGCACCCTCGAAAATAGAATTCAACAGTGCGATCGAAAAGGACATTCTCAAGCAAGGCGATAGCCATAATCCAAACGATTTGCATTACAAAGCCATCAAAGATTCCTTACTGAGCGTTTACAAAGTCGATTCGGTACAAAAACTGCCTTTTAATTATTCGGGATTTATCATGACCGAAGGAGAGAAAATCAGTTCGCGCATTTACAACAAACACTTGGAAAACCTCTTAAAAATCTACGATCAGCAAAATAGTTTCTCTAAAACCGTTTCTTTTCTGAATCCGTACATCGCGATCCGAAACCTGTCGATGGGCTTATCCAATACCGATTATGGTTCGTATGTCGATTTTCAGAAACAAGCCGAGAGTTATCGCTATACCATGGCGCAAAAAATGAATGCTTTGCAGGTTAAATACATCAGTAATAAAAAGCCGGGACCAAACGACAAACCTTTATCCATCAGCAAAGAACACTGGGCTGATCTGGAAGAATTTCATTATGAGCCAAAAGAAGTCCCGGCCATTTTAAAGTCTGAAATCCTCTCTGTAGTCTCTATTTTTCTCTGGATTATCCTGCTTTTTGCTCTCCTGCGAATGGCTGCTAAAAACCTTAAAGCCCTCTAA
- a CDS encoding TonB-dependent siderophore receptor, producing the protein MKHFILSLFLVIFTQLAQSQTVNKKISDTISKDSVRIKAGHTELQTVEIIGRSTKKYNSDYSFAATKTAALNKDIPQSIATITKELIADKGAIYLADAVKMASGVIPASYYNQYTIRGISQNEEGQIINGMRTHQHYFLQPLTTNIERVEVIKGPSSATFSSVDPGGSINLVTKKPLAVDRKEISLSAGSFSTLRGTLDFTGPLNESKTLLYRVNGAYQEAKSFRDLVRNKSFLISPSFSYIPNEKTAINTELILSNMTGVLDRGQPIFGAVAGVTSLNKTPISLNLGAPSDYYKSKEMILMTNFAHKFNSKIGFNASYMKQTWTEDLQEHRSTNAFAVDMNNKPVSSLAMMQFVQRQQYWDVDNLSAYLNFDVNTGKVKHKLLTGYDLNSWNKTKGGGQNAARGYVLKDGTVAPSFVAANAANYQTMTVDGIVVPKPNVNYFNLNNPTYTLTSPDDYTLNVRTALPPALTTTNAIYIQDQLQWEKFTVLLGLRQEWFKDITNYKSNNELTVKKSALLPRVGVTYAVNNQINVYTTYLEGYQPQSNTVSLMPQTGSLPAGSLFDPLKSNLKEVGLKATFFNNSVSFNAALYEINQRNILMNANDSANPDLLVTRGAERSRGFECDVAGFITEDWQINASYSYIDAEITNDRDPLLIGARKQNTPKNSANLWTRYNFNSDSALKDLGVGFGMQYQSSKVPWFTRAFTLPDFTVFDAALYYKPNKSNMQIALNAGNLFNKTYWLGAQNYLRLFPGAPRNFTLTVTYKF; encoded by the coding sequence ATGAAACATTTTATTCTCTCACTGTTTTTAGTAATCTTTACTCAGTTGGCACAATCGCAAACTGTTAATAAAAAAATATCCGATACTATTTCTAAAGATTCCGTACGAATCAAAGCCGGGCACACCGAATTGCAAACGGTTGAAATCATAGGTCGTTCGACCAAAAAATACAATAGTGATTATTCTTTTGCAGCAACAAAGACGGCTGCCCTCAACAAAGATATTCCACAATCTATAGCAACGATCACCAAAGAACTCATTGCAGATAAAGGCGCCATTTACCTGGCTGATGCTGTCAAGATGGCCAGTGGCGTTATTCCGGCAAGTTATTACAATCAATATACCATTCGCGGAATCAGTCAAAACGAAGAAGGTCAAATTATAAACGGTATGCGAACGCATCAGCATTACTTTTTACAGCCTTTAACGACCAATATTGAACGGGTTGAAGTGATTAAAGGGCCTTCGAGTGCTACATTCTCTTCTGTCGATCCGGGTGGAAGCATCAATCTGGTTACTAAAAAACCTTTGGCTGTCGACCGAAAAGAGATAAGTCTGAGTGCAGGAAGTTTTAGCACATTGCGCGGAACTTTAGATTTTACCGGCCCGTTGAACGAATCAAAAACTCTTTTGTACCGCGTAAACGGTGCGTATCAGGAAGCCAAATCGTTTCGGGATCTGGTTCGTAACAAATCCTTTTTGATTTCGCCTTCCTTCAGCTACATTCCGAATGAAAAAACAGCGATCAATACCGAATTGATTCTGAGCAATATGACCGGAGTTCTGGATCGCGGACAACCCATTTTTGGTGCCGTTGCGGGAGTTACCAGTCTGAACAAAACTCCGATTAGTTTAAATTTAGGCGCTCCGAGTGATTACTACAAATCAAAAGAAATGATTTTGATGACGAATTTCGCTCATAAATTCAACTCTAAAATAGGTTTTAATGCTTCTTATATGAAGCAAACCTGGACAGAAGATCTTCAGGAGCACAGAAGTACAAATGCTTTTGCGGTCGACATGAACAATAAACCTGTGAGCAGTCTGGCCATGATGCAATTTGTGCAACGTCAGCAATATTGGGACGTTGATAATCTGAGTGCTTATTTGAACTTTGATGTAAATACCGGAAAGGTCAAACATAAACTATTGACGGGTTACGATTTAAACAGTTGGAACAAAACTAAAGGTGGCGGACAAAATGCTGCCAGAGGTTATGTATTGAAAGACGGAACTGTAGCCCCTTCATTTGTGGCTGCCAATGCCGCCAATTACCAAACCATGACAGTCGACGGGATAGTTGTACCCAAACCAAATGTCAATTATTTCAATCTGAACAACCCTACTTACACCTTAACAAGTCCTGACGATTATACACTCAATGTCCGTACGGCATTACCACCGGCATTAACTACTACTAACGCGATTTACATTCAGGATCAGCTGCAATGGGAAAAGTTTACCGTTTTACTGGGTTTGCGACAAGAATGGTTTAAAGACATTACCAATTACAAATCCAACAATGAACTGACTGTAAAGAAATCAGCTTTGCTTCCTCGTGTTGGAGTGACTTATGCTGTAAACAATCAGATTAATGTTTATACGACTTATCTTGAAGGTTACCAGCCACAGTCGAATACAGTGTCTTTGATGCCTCAAACCGGAAGTCTGCCTGCAGGAAGTTTGTTTGACCCGTTGAAAAGCAACCTGAAAGAAGTTGGACTAAAAGCTACTTTTTTTAACAATTCAGTGAGTTTCAACGCGGCACTTTACGAAATCAACCAACGCAATATTCTAATGAATGCCAACGATTCTGCAAATCCCGATTTACTAGTGACCCGAGGTGCTGAGAGAAGTCGCGGTTTTGAATGTGATGTAGCGGGTTTTATTACAGAAGACTGGCAAATAAACGCTTCGTACAGTTATATCGATGCCGAAATCACCAATGATCGTGATCCTTTATTAATTGGGGCCCGAAAACAAAATACACCAAAAAACAGCGCCAATTTATGGACACGCTACAATTTCAATTCTGATTCGGCCCTAAAAGATCTGGGTGTTGGTTTCGGAATGCAATATCAAAGCAGTAAAGTGCCTTGGTTTACAAGAGCTTTTACACTGCCTGATTTTACTGTTTTTGATGCGGCTTTGTACTATAAACCCAACAAAAGCAATATGCAGATTGCCTTGAATGCAGGTAATTTATTCAATAAAACCTACTGGCTGGGTGCCCAGAATTATCTAAGACTATTTCCCGGAGCTCCGCGAAACTTTACGCTTACTGTAACTTACAAATTTTAA
- a CDS encoding ABC transporter ATP-binding protein, which produces MLIAENLTKKYGDHIALNKLNLTIKEGEIFALLGQNGAGKTTTINLFLGFIAPTDGELKINDISVISNAQETKKYVAYIPETVMLYPNLTGLENLKFFSSLAGFKYSAGELTYFLSKAGLQLKAHHQHLGGYSKGMRQKVGIAIAIAKKAKVLLLDEPTSGLDPKASNEFSQILKELSADGTAILMATHDIFRAREVASHIGIMRQGNLVTVIEADKISANELEDLYLQTV; this is translated from the coding sequence ATGCTTATAGCTGAAAATCTGACAAAGAAATATGGCGATCATATTGCTTTAAACAAACTGAATTTAACCATTAAAGAAGGTGAAATCTTTGCTTTACTCGGACAAAACGGTGCCGGAAAAACAACCACCATCAATTTGTTTTTAGGTTTTATCGCTCCAACTGACGGCGAACTTAAAATCAACGACATCTCGGTGATCTCGAATGCGCAGGAAACCAAAAAGTATGTCGCTTACATCCCGGAAACAGTGATGTTGTATCCAAATCTTACCGGTTTAGAGAACTTAAAGTTCTTCTCGTCTCTGGCAGGATTCAAATATTCAGCTGGCGAACTGACTTATTTTCTTTCAAAAGCAGGATTGCAGCTTAAGGCGCACCATCAACACCTGGGCGGTTATTCGAAAGGAATGCGTCAGAAAGTTGGAATTGCCATTGCGATCGCCAAAAAAGCCAAGGTTCTTTTACTGGACGAACCTACTAGTGGTTTAGACCCTAAAGCTTCTAATGAGTTTTCTCAAATATTAAAAGAACTTTCTGCAGATGGAACAGCCATACTGATGGCGACACACGACATTTTCAGAGCAAGAGAAGTTGCCTCTCATATTGGCATTATGAGACAGGGAAATCTCGTTACAGTTATCGAAGCCGATAAAATCTCGGCAAATGAACTGGAAGATTTGTATTTACAAACTGTATAA